A genomic region of Gemmata massiliana contains the following coding sequences:
- a CDS encoding NAD-dependent epimerase/dehydratase family protein: protein MRCIVTGAAGFIGSHLCERLLADGHAVTGIDCFTDYYARAVKERNLAGFRDHRHFTFRELDLSQGVPADVAAGAEWVFHLAAMAGLTRSWLDFDSYNKHNLTATHRLLEALKGSPTLKRIIYASTSSVYGKYASGDEALPTRPSSPYGITKLAAEQLCRVYGDEFGVPAVVLRYFSVYGPRQRPEMGYHLFINAILQGKPIKLTGDGLQVRGNTYISDCVEATIRATQAMPGEVFNLGGGELVTVLEVFKKLERIIGKPAIIERHPPRQGDQLATGADVTKLFRHLGWKPTTGIDDGLAKQVEWQKTLN from the coding sequence ATGCGTTGTATTGTTACTGGCGCGGCCGGGTTTATCGGGTCGCATTTGTGCGAGCGCCTGCTCGCGGATGGGCACGCGGTCACCGGGATCGACTGCTTCACCGACTACTACGCGCGCGCCGTCAAAGAGCGGAACCTCGCGGGTTTTCGCGACCACAGGCACTTCACGTTCCGCGAACTCGACCTCTCGCAGGGCGTACCCGCGGACGTTGCGGCCGGCGCCGAGTGGGTGTTCCACCTCGCGGCGATGGCGGGCCTGACTCGTAGTTGGCTCGACTTCGACAGCTACAACAAGCACAACCTGACTGCGACCCACCGCTTGCTGGAAGCGCTCAAGGGCTCGCCGACGCTGAAGCGCATCATCTACGCGAGCACGTCGTCGGTGTACGGCAAGTACGCGAGCGGCGACGAGGCGCTCCCGACGCGCCCGAGTTCGCCCTACGGCATCACGAAGCTCGCGGCTGAGCAGCTCTGCCGCGTGTACGGGGACGAGTTCGGCGTACCGGCCGTCGTGCTGCGGTACTTCAGCGTGTACGGCCCGCGCCAGCGCCCCGAGATGGGCTACCACCTGTTCATCAACGCGATCCTACAGGGCAAGCCGATCAAGCTCACGGGCGACGGGTTGCAGGTCCGCGGGAACACGTACATTTCGGACTGCGTGGAAGCGACGATCCGCGCGACGCAGGCGATGCCGGGCGAGGTCTTCAACCTCGGCGGCGGCGAACTGGTAACGGTCCTCGAAGTGTTCAAGAAGCTCGAGCGCATCATCGGGAAGCCCGCGATCATCGAGCGCCACCCGCCGCGCCAGGGCGATCAACTGGCGACCGGCGCGGACGTGACCAAACTCTTCCGCCACCTCGGGTGGAAACCGACAACGGGCATTGATGACGGCTTGGCTAAGCAGGTGGAGTGGCAGAAAACTTTGAATTAG
- a CDS encoding alpha/beta hydrolase family protein, producing MSRLALSVVVALGFAPVAFAASTAGTIQVPADDAKAIIAEGYRFKETYRGEYQLADRYELRHSDVIVRDLTFPSPVTTDIRENNTVHAEYFAPNRSGKFPAVVVLDIMQGNQRIARGEAMWLAQNGVAALVVVLPHYNQRRAPDSKVRLVSTDIPRTLAGIRQGVLDCRCAIAWLASRPEVDADNLGMVGTSLGSFLTAITSANEPRIKNVCMVLGGGGLVDAYYEHPKAKEIKKTLDAVGAKGLVKRIIAPVDPITYSTQLKGKNLLMIAAREDEVVPPQAATALWEATGKQRIVWLDAGHITAGFYTMSVLREIRDHVRPK from the coding sequence ATGTCACGCCTAGCCCTGTCCGTTGTGGTCGCGTTGGGGTTCGCCCCCGTCGCGTTCGCTGCCAGCACCGCGGGCACGATCCAGGTACCGGCGGACGACGCAAAGGCGATCATCGCGGAAGGATACCGCTTCAAAGAAACTTATAGGGGTGAATACCAGCTTGCGGACCGCTACGAGTTGCGTCACAGCGACGTGATTGTTCGCGACCTCACGTTCCCCTCACCGGTAACGACCGACATCCGAGAGAACAACACGGTCCACGCGGAATACTTCGCCCCGAACCGGTCGGGCAAGTTCCCCGCGGTCGTCGTGCTCGACATCATGCAGGGCAACCAGCGCATCGCACGCGGCGAAGCGATGTGGTTGGCTCAAAACGGCGTCGCGGCGCTCGTCGTGGTGCTGCCGCACTACAACCAACGGCGCGCACCCGACAGCAAAGTACGGCTCGTGTCCACAGACATCCCGCGCACGCTGGCCGGCATTCGGCAGGGCGTGCTCGATTGCCGGTGCGCGATCGCGTGGCTGGCTTCGCGACCGGAAGTCGACGCCGACAACCTCGGCATGGTCGGTACGAGCTTGGGAAGCTTCCTCACGGCTATCACTTCCGCCAACGAACCGCGGATCAAGAACGTGTGCATGGTTCTTGGCGGCGGCGGATTGGTCGATGCCTACTACGAGCACCCGAAGGCCAAGGAGATCAAGAAGACGCTCGACGCGGTTGGTGCGAAGGGACTCGTGAAGCGCATCATTGCCCCGGTCGATCCCATTACCTACTCGACCCAACTGAAGGGGAAGAACCTGCTGATGATTGCGGCCCGGGAAGACGAGGTTGTTCCGCCCCAAGCCGCGACCGCGTTGTGGGAAGCGACCGGTAAACAGCGAATCGTGTGGCTCGACGCGGGCCACATTACGGCCGGGTTCTACACCATGTCCGTCCTGCGCGAGATCCGCGACCACGTTCGCCCCAAGTAG
- a CDS encoding P-II family nitrogen regulator codes for MKQLTIVVKPFRAEAVLRAIADLGVTACSVREAKGYGRQKGYLDRYRGSEYSTAYLPKVEITVWATDEQATALNETVPKVARTGRIGDGKVFVVPLAWSEPLMF; via the coding sequence ATGAAACAACTTACGATCGTGGTAAAGCCGTTCCGGGCCGAAGCGGTGCTGCGGGCCATTGCCGACCTCGGCGTGACCGCGTGCTCCGTGCGCGAGGCCAAGGGGTACGGTCGGCAAAAGGGGTACCTCGACCGCTACCGCGGCTCCGAGTACAGCACGGCGTACCTGCCGAAAGTGGAAATCACCGTTTGGGCCACCGACGAACAGGCCACCGCGTTGAACGAAACCGTCCCGAAGGTCGCCCGCACCGGCCGCATCGGCGACGGCAAAGTGTTCGTGGTGCCGCTCGCGTGGTCCGAACCGCTCATGTTTTGA
- a CDS encoding VOC family protein: MPSTRVASAMIGRVQWELIQPLDDTSIFAQFLAEKGEGVHHIAVGTTNYEEVLAAEAKRGNGLVMNCELDGRFRGIKVSYLNTQRDLGVLLEVFNGTPGSAQKPDPA; encoded by the coding sequence GTGCCCTCGACGCGGGTCGCGTCCGCGATGATCGGCCGGGTGCAGTGGGAACTGATCCAGCCGCTCGACGACACGAGCATTTTCGCGCAGTTCCTGGCCGAGAAGGGCGAGGGCGTTCACCACATCGCCGTCGGCACTACGAACTACGAAGAGGTACTAGCAGCGGAGGCCAAGCGCGGGAACGGCCTGGTCATGAACTGCGAACTGGACGGCCGGTTCCGCGGCATCAAGGTCTCGTACCTCAACACGCAGCGCGATCTCGGAGTGCTCCTCGAAGTCTTCAACGGCACGCCCGGCAGCGCACAGAAACCGGACCCGGCCTAA
- a CDS encoding phenylacetate--CoA ligase family protein, with amino-acid sequence MLDTLNRHLMHPFMAWREGRPHLRYLKTLEKTQFDAPEVIRARQLEALKAQLKHAWDTVPYYRASWTQAGVHPSDVRELADLEAFPIVTKADIRRHNRAMVSSAFDVTKLREKRTSGSTGVPLTIYCDEPAMQWKAACTIRSDEWSGYRLGQRVAKAWGNPEYRHFGLKGRLRNYFLDRAVYLDTLDLNDQRIAEFTRTIRRHRPGLIFGHAHSLYLLACALKKARVFDVRPNGIISTAMILHDWQRAVIEEVLGCKVTNRYGCEEVSLIASECEEHNGLHVNADSVYAEVPSNGKLLVTDLCNRGMPLIRYQVGDVVVPSTRACKCGRGLPMIERVEGRDADYVLTPAGHLISGISLTENFAVLIPGTAQVQIVQESITQLRIRLVADDAFNTTSRQKIADLVRDTFGDTVAHDVELVDAIPQEPSGKYRFCISKVARDHMEAMSA; translated from the coding sequence ATGCTCGACACCTTGAACCGACACCTGATGCACCCGTTCATGGCATGGCGGGAGGGGCGCCCGCACCTGCGGTACCTGAAGACGCTTGAGAAAACGCAGTTTGATGCGCCGGAGGTCATTCGCGCGCGGCAGTTGGAAGCACTGAAGGCCCAACTCAAACACGCCTGGGACACGGTGCCGTACTACCGCGCGTCGTGGACCCAGGCGGGCGTTCACCCGTCGGACGTGCGCGAGCTGGCGGACCTCGAAGCGTTCCCGATCGTCACCAAGGCCGACATCCGCCGGCACAACCGGGCAATGGTTTCGTCGGCGTTCGACGTCACGAAGCTCCGGGAGAAGCGCACGAGCGGCTCCACCGGCGTGCCGCTCACAATCTACTGCGACGAGCCCGCGATGCAGTGGAAGGCCGCGTGTACGATCCGCTCGGACGAGTGGAGCGGGTACCGCCTGGGGCAGCGCGTCGCGAAGGCGTGGGGGAACCCGGAGTACCGGCACTTCGGGCTAAAGGGGCGGCTGCGCAACTACTTCCTCGACCGCGCCGTGTACCTCGACACACTCGACCTGAACGACCAGCGCATCGCCGAGTTCACGAGGACCATTCGCCGGCACCGGCCGGGGCTGATCTTCGGGCACGCGCACTCGCTGTACCTACTCGCGTGCGCTCTGAAGAAGGCCCGCGTGTTCGACGTACGGCCGAACGGCATCATTTCCACCGCGATGATCCTGCACGACTGGCAGCGGGCCGTCATCGAAGAGGTACTCGGCTGCAAGGTCACGAACCGCTACGGGTGCGAGGAAGTGAGCCTCATCGCGAGCGAGTGCGAGGAGCACAACGGGCTGCACGTCAACGCCGACTCGGTTTACGCGGAAGTGCCGAGCAACGGTAAGCTGCTCGTGACCGACCTGTGCAATCGAGGGATGCCGCTCATTCGTTATCAGGTCGGGGACGTCGTGGTGCCCTCGACCCGCGCGTGCAAGTGCGGGCGCGGGCTGCCGATGATCGAGCGCGTCGAGGGGCGCGACGCGGACTACGTGCTCACCCCGGCCGGGCACCTCATCTCCGGCATCTCGCTCACCGAGAATTTCGCGGTGCTGATCCCGGGCACGGCCCAGGTCCAGATCGTGCAGGAGTCGATCACGCAGTTGCGCATCCGGCTCGTCGCGGACGATGCGTTCAACACGACGAGCCGCCAGAAGATCGCGGACCTGGTGCGCGACACGTTCGGCGACACGGTGGCGCACGACGTGGAACTCGTGGACGCGATCCCGCAGGAGCCGAGCGGGAAGTACCGGTTCTGCATCTCGAAAGTCGCCCGCGACCACATGGAAGCGATGAGCGCATGA
- a CDS encoding glycosyltransferase family 2 protein — MSEEPNPLTPFPKKEGGTEPKSEELELASVLSPSPFRGGVGEGLQPQSPPPSPLPEGKGEQERSLGAGSISEGSRACSPFPSGRGDGGVGSPTVSIVMAAKNYARFLPEAVDSALAQTFADWELLVIDDGSSDDTPGVVRPYLADRRVRYFRSDTLGQPRAKNLGIALSRGRFVAFLDADDAWEPTKLEKQLAVFRAKPEVGVVFSKRSLMDEESRALPASATGAFLRGFVLPHMFTQNFVCFSSVVVKREVFAHVGRFDPQWDLSIDYDLWLRVGTFHQFDFVDEELVRYRTGHGNLSKRLRDRVDTAMSIMHRAESRYGVAEHVPAPVIADGYASTCQTLSYVMRPSDPVESLRWSARALKWPARRVITLKGLVAGVLAAVRKRRSPGSPENATANI, encoded by the coding sequence ATGAGCGAGGAACCTAACCCCCTAACCCCCTTCCCTAAGAAGGAAGGGGGAACAGAACCAAAATCAGAAGAGCTTGAACTGGCTTCGGTATTAAGCCCCTCTCCGTTTAGGGGAGGGGTTGGGGAGGGGTTACAGCCACAATCTCCCCCCCCGTCCCCCCTCCCTGAAGGGAAGGGGGAGCAAGAACGGTCGTTGGGCGCGGGTTCAATCTCAGAGGGTTCGCGCGCCTGTTCCCCCTTCCCTTCAGGGAGGGGGGATGGGGGGGTAGGTTCCCCCACCGTCTCCATCGTGATGGCGGCGAAGAACTACGCTCGGTTCCTTCCCGAAGCGGTCGATTCTGCGCTCGCGCAGACCTTCGCCGACTGGGAGCTGCTGGTCATTGATGACGGCTCATCAGATGACACCCCGGGTGTGGTCCGGCCGTACCTCGCGGACCGGCGCGTGCGGTACTTCCGGTCGGACACGCTCGGGCAACCGCGTGCGAAGAACCTCGGCATCGCGCTGAGCCGCGGGCGGTTCGTGGCGTTCCTCGACGCCGACGATGCGTGGGAGCCGACCAAGCTCGAAAAGCAGCTCGCGGTGTTCCGGGCCAAACCCGAAGTTGGTGTGGTGTTCAGCAAGCGCTCGCTGATGGACGAAGAGAGCAGGGCACTCCCCGCGAGCGCAACGGGCGCGTTCCTGCGCGGGTTCGTCCTGCCCCACATGTTCACGCAGAACTTCGTGTGCTTCTCGTCCGTGGTGGTGAAACGTGAGGTATTCGCGCACGTCGGCCGGTTCGATCCCCAGTGGGATCTGTCCATCGATTACGACCTCTGGTTGCGCGTCGGCACGTTCCACCAGTTCGATTTCGTGGACGAGGAACTGGTCCGGTACCGCACCGGGCACGGGAACCTGTCGAAGCGGCTGCGCGACCGCGTGGACACCGCGATGTCCATCATGCACCGCGCCGAGTCGCGGTACGGCGTCGCGGAACACGTCCCGGCGCCCGTGATCGCCGACGGGTACGCTTCGACGTGTCAGACGCTCAGTTACGTAATGCGCCCGAGCGACCCGGTCGAATCACTGCGGTGGTCCGCCCGCGCGCTGAAGTGGCCCGCGCGTCGCGTCATTACACTGAAGGGATTGGTCGCCGGGGTGCTTGCTGCTGTTCGTAAGAGGCGCTCCCCGGGTTCGCCGGAAAACGCGACCGCAAACATTTAG
- a CDS encoding DUF350 domain-containing protein, translating into MTLFAEHWNSEAFAMSLLAAAVFGLLGIALLALGFKVFEWITPKLDVEQELAKGNIAVGILVGAVVLGTSLIVVRAIGG; encoded by the coding sequence ATGACGTTGTTCGCGGAACACTGGAACTCGGAAGCATTTGCGATGTCGCTCTTGGCCGCGGCCGTGTTCGGGCTGCTCGGCATCGCGCTCCTGGCACTGGGCTTCAAAGTGTTCGAGTGGATCACGCCCAAACTCGACGTCGAACAAGAACTTGCGAAGGGCAACATCGCGGTCGGCATTTTGGTCGGCGCGGTGGTTCTCGGAACCAGCCTGATTGTCGTTCGGGCTATTGGCGGTTAA
- a CDS encoding HEAT repeat domain-containing protein, with the protein MTALLLLALCAPADPPPAPEIAPEQLTTWLRDLGDFDKRTAAHENLMKAGPKAKLLIPELIQIVRNEKYRASTDRRSVIQILGAIGPDAKDAAPALAALIKPGWVNCSPIEEDAATALARVDGPKPETTRALLLSSSKASPIVLVGSSYLNEHPEAVAGHLLAFCGDKDPVVRQKSVLVLAGAHTWGAVPLALRFDGVKRAAPALFEKMLADENPGVRLAAAYGRARVVPEQTARLIPVVLEVMCDAELRPQTTSVRVDEILRAAPDEAARALIPLLNSADPNRRWVADALESLLDSQSVRTQLETALKDAKNAHTREAAAAVLGGRYYKNALSVPALERALADPEFSVRFAAAQALIKPNDEERILPSAAVVPVLIEGLKQYDGAIRWTAARSLQVVGTIARSAAPELKRVLGDRKLEVAREAAFALAHVAPTEAADAVPVLIRALTVENGRDYFYWAAPALGEIGPLAKAAVPALSERLKDKDLHKRLAAAEAVVRIDPAQADKAVEVIMAIWKGESGPSMRDRILESLARIGSPAKSTVPVLLEYFSKATGRESQHQVGTVVALMSIDPKAAEPLVEWVREQVAKTTEDDSNSVAEQIRDLGAGAKPLLGEVIAMLGSKAPQVRRCAILTLRDIGPDAKDALPRLKELAEKDGVPVIRRMAAIAIERIEIKCPRTKSLNSL; encoded by the coding sequence ATGACGGCACTCCTACTCCTCGCTCTCTGTGCCCCGGCAGACCCGCCACCCGCGCCGGAGATTGCTCCCGAACAACTCACGACCTGGTTGCGCGATCTCGGGGATTTCGACAAACGAACCGCGGCCCACGAGAACCTGATGAAGGCCGGCCCCAAGGCCAAATTACTGATCCCCGAACTGATCCAGATCGTCCGCAACGAGAAGTACCGCGCCTCCACGGACCGGCGCTCGGTTATTCAGATCCTCGGCGCGATCGGCCCCGATGCTAAAGACGCTGCGCCCGCGCTCGCGGCCCTAATCAAACCCGGCTGGGTGAACTGTAGCCCCATTGAAGAGGATGCCGCGACGGCGCTGGCCCGGGTCGATGGCCCGAAGCCCGAAACAACTCGCGCTCTGCTCCTATCGAGTTCCAAAGCGTCCCCGATCGTGCTGGTCGGGAGCAGTTATCTGAACGAGCACCCGGAAGCCGTGGCCGGACACCTCCTCGCGTTCTGCGGGGACAAAGACCCCGTCGTGCGCCAGAAATCAGTGCTTGTCCTTGCGGGTGCCCACACATGGGGAGCCGTTCCCCTGGCCCTTCGATTCGATGGAGTGAAGCGGGCCGCGCCCGCGCTGTTCGAGAAGATGCTCGCGGACGAGAACCCGGGCGTCCGATTGGCCGCCGCGTATGGGCGCGCCCGCGTCGTGCCCGAGCAAACGGCCCGACTGATCCCGGTCGTCCTCGAAGTCATGTGCGACGCCGAGTTGCGCCCTCAAACCACCAGTGTGCGCGTCGATGAAATCTTGCGCGCGGCTCCGGACGAGGCCGCGCGGGCGCTGATCCCGCTCCTCAACAGCGCCGACCCCAACCGGCGCTGGGTCGCCGACGCACTGGAGAGCTTGCTGGATAGCCAGTCGGTGCGAACCCAACTGGAAACCGCACTCAAGGACGCGAAGAACGCGCACACGCGCGAAGCCGCGGCCGCCGTGCTGGGGGGCCGGTACTACAAGAACGCCCTCTCGGTTCCGGCACTGGAACGCGCACTCGCGGACCCCGAGTTCTCGGTCCGGTTCGCGGCGGCTCAGGCCCTCATTAAGCCGAACGACGAGGAGCGAATCCTCCCGAGCGCCGCGGTGGTGCCCGTGTTGATCGAGGGGCTGAAACAGTACGACGGGGCGATCCGCTGGACCGCGGCCCGGAGCCTCCAGGTCGTCGGTACGATCGCCCGATCCGCTGCGCCCGAACTGAAGCGCGTGCTCGGGGACCGGAAACTCGAAGTCGCGCGGGAAGCGGCTTTTGCCCTGGCGCACGTGGCCCCGACCGAAGCGGCCGACGCGGTACCCGTGCTGATCCGCGCCCTCACGGTCGAAAACGGGCGCGACTACTTCTACTGGGCCGCGCCCGCGCTCGGTGAGATCGGGCCGCTCGCCAAGGCCGCGGTCCCGGCCCTGTCCGAACGCCTCAAGGACAAAGACCTGCACAAGCGCCTCGCAGCGGCCGAAGCGGTGGTCCGCATCGACCCGGCCCAAGCGGACAAGGCCGTCGAGGTCATCATGGCGATCTGGAAGGGAGAATCCGGCCCCTCAATGCGTGACCGAATTTTGGAGAGCCTGGCCCGGATCGGTTCCCCGGCGAAGTCAACGGTTCCGGTGCTCCTGGAATACTTCTCCAAGGCAACGGGGCGCGAGTCACAGCACCAAGTCGGAACCGTCGTCGCGCTGATGTCCATCGACCCCAAAGCGGCCGAGCCGTTGGTGGAGTGGGTCCGGGAGCAGGTAGCCAAGACCACAGAGGATGACTCCAACAGCGTCGCGGAGCAGATCCGGGATCTCGGTGCGGGTGCGAAGCCGCTCCTCGGGGAAGTCATCGCCATGCTCGGATCGAAGGCCCCTCAAGTCCGGCGGTGCGCGATCCTGACTCTGCGCGACATCGGCCCGGACGCGAAGGACGCGCTCCCGCGCCTGAAGGAACTCGCGGAGAAGGACGGTGTCCCGGTCATTCGTCGAATGGCCGCCATCGCGATCGAACGCATCGAGATTAAGTGTCCGCGCACCAAGTCGCTGAATTCCCTGTGA
- a CDS encoding VOC family protein, with amino-acid sequence MTERKIAAQGEHAAGAEPKREPSFTDTMQIGIVVRDLDAAVRRYVEDYGIGPWQFWQLQPEDVKDVV; translated from the coding sequence ATGACCGAGCGCAAAATCGCAGCACAGGGAGAGCACGCGGCCGGCGCGGAGCCGAAGCGCGAACCTTCGTTCACCGATACGATGCAGATCGGTATCGTGGTGCGCGACCTCGACGCGGCGGTGCGGCGGTACGTCGAGGACTACGGGATCGGCCCGTGGCAGTTCTGGCAGCTCCAGCCGGAGGACGTCAAGGACGTGGTTTGA
- a CDS encoding site-2 protease family protein, with amino-acid sequence MANDLIANLNSPAERRKQVRLRVRPDLQAFEQKYEGKSFTVVKDPVCLRYYRFNKQEHFVFQLFDGKHTMEEVQEAFEDEFKPMRLEQSDLEGFARQLVTAGLVQNEQPGAARHLFQRRAKQRRLRRLATLSNILYLKIPVFDPDRLLTWMFRYLWWVFTTWFFAASVGLMLAAVVHVTLHFNTFQAKLPAYQEFFTWNSVLYMWLSLGVVKVIHEFGHGLSCKAFGGECHEMGVLLMCLSPALYANVTDAWTLADKWKRIIISFAGIYVELVIASIATFVWWYTPVYPVINNIALCIMVLCSVSTVMFNANPLMRFDGYYILADWLEVPNLREKANKYLNNLFQAKCLGIDVPPEAYMAPWRKWLFVIYAVASWVYRWVVTFSILWFFADFMGPKLKILSQMLAIMSLASLFVWPGYKLIKNIRQRGRLPDMKAARVYVTLAVFSALLLAFFFLPLPVSRVHETGLVAVDPDALDAVMLTEPARLESLADVSSGQQVRRGQLLGTFKSDSLEIELKKAKAVSNEQWRTVDLMTSSAAGARKTGNDAADKQYAAEAKKARAKAETADDDVSRLLMRKSRLDELKAPRDGMLVSAPKRDDIGKLYDKGYTDAPPVFAVGDPGRLVLKVPVSPLHFRVLKDDLAARKELNVSIYVKGRSDRTFQGKLRKLPEQNAATVPLALTQRGGGSLAVKPSEDPNVLIPLAQVYLVEVEMTDPDAAVDPGQLATVKVHARWRSGAWWVARALSNSLDIGLY; translated from the coding sequence ATGGCCAACGACCTCATTGCGAACCTGAACAGCCCCGCGGAGCGCCGGAAGCAGGTGCGCCTCCGGGTGCGCCCCGACCTTCAGGCGTTCGAGCAGAAGTACGAGGGGAAGTCGTTCACCGTCGTCAAAGACCCGGTGTGCCTGCGGTACTACCGGTTCAACAAGCAAGAACACTTCGTGTTCCAGCTTTTTGACGGCAAGCACACGATGGAGGAGGTACAGGAGGCGTTCGAGGACGAGTTCAAGCCGATGCGGTTGGAGCAGTCGGACCTGGAAGGGTTCGCTCGCCAGCTCGTCACCGCCGGCCTCGTACAGAACGAGCAACCGGGCGCCGCGCGGCACCTGTTCCAGCGCCGCGCCAAGCAGCGCCGGCTCCGGCGCCTCGCGACCCTGAGCAACATCCTGTACCTCAAGATCCCGGTCTTCGACCCGGACCGCTTGCTCACGTGGATGTTCCGGTACCTGTGGTGGGTCTTCACGACGTGGTTCTTCGCGGCGAGCGTGGGGCTGATGCTCGCGGCCGTGGTCCATGTGACCCTGCACTTCAACACGTTCCAGGCGAAATTGCCCGCGTACCAGGAGTTCTTCACCTGGAACTCGGTGCTCTACATGTGGCTCTCGCTGGGCGTGGTGAAGGTGATCCACGAGTTCGGGCACGGGCTCAGTTGTAAGGCGTTCGGCGGCGAGTGCCACGAGATGGGCGTCTTGCTCATGTGCCTCTCGCCGGCGCTCTACGCGAACGTGACCGACGCTTGGACGCTCGCCGACAAGTGGAAGCGCATCATCATCAGCTTCGCGGGCATCTACGTCGAGCTGGTGATCGCGTCGATCGCCACGTTCGTGTGGTGGTACACCCCCGTGTACCCGGTCATCAACAACATCGCGCTGTGCATCATGGTGCTGTGCTCGGTGTCCACCGTGATGTTCAACGCGAACCCGCTGATGCGGTTCGACGGGTACTACATCCTCGCGGACTGGCTCGAGGTGCCGAACCTGCGCGAGAAGGCCAACAAGTACCTGAACAACCTGTTCCAGGCAAAGTGCCTGGGGATCGACGTGCCGCCCGAGGCGTACATGGCCCCGTGGCGCAAGTGGCTGTTCGTGATCTACGCGGTCGCGAGCTGGGTCTACCGCTGGGTGGTCACGTTCAGCATCCTGTGGTTCTTCGCCGACTTCATGGGGCCGAAACTCAAGATCCTGAGCCAGATGTTGGCGATCATGTCGCTGGCGTCGCTGTTCGTCTGGCCGGGGTACAAGCTCATCAAAAACATTCGTCAGCGCGGGCGGTTACCAGACATGAAAGCGGCGCGGGTGTACGTCACCCTGGCGGTGTTCTCGGCCCTGCTCCTGGCGTTCTTCTTCCTGCCGCTGCCGGTGAGCCGGGTCCACGAGACCGGGCTGGTCGCAGTCGACCCCGACGCGCTCGACGCGGTGATGCTGACCGAACCGGCCCGGCTCGAATCCCTCGCGGACGTCAGCTCGGGGCAGCAGGTGCGGCGCGGGCAGCTCCTCGGCACATTCAAGAGCGATTCCCTCGAGATCGAACTGAAGAAGGCGAAGGCCGTCAGCAACGAGCAGTGGCGCACGGTCGACCTGATGACCTCCTCGGCCGCCGGCGCCCGCAAGACGGGCAACGACGCGGCCGACAAGCAGTACGCGGCGGAAGCGAAAAAGGCCCGCGCGAAGGCCGAAACCGCCGACGACGACGTGAGCCGGCTGCTCATGCGCAAGAGCCGGCTGGACGAACTCAAGGCCCCGCGCGACGGGATGCTCGTTTCCGCGCCGAAGCGCGACGACATCGGCAAGCTCTACGACAAGGGCTACACCGACGCGCCTCCGGTGTTTGCGGTGGGTGATCCGGGGCGCTTGGTGTTGAAGGTGCCCGTGAGCCCGTTGCACTTCCGCGTGTTGAAGGACGACCTCGCGGCGCGCAAGGAACTGAACGTGTCGATCTACGTGAAGGGGCGCAGCGACCGCACGTTCCAGGGCAAGCTCCGGAAGCTGCCCGAGCAGAACGCGGCTACGGTCCCACTGGCCCTCACCCAGCGCGGCGGCGGGTCGCTCGCGGTGAAGCCGAGCGAAGACCCGAACGTGCTGATCCCGCTCGCGCAGGTGTACCTGGTGGAAGTCGAGATGACCGACCCGGACGCCGCGGTCGACCCGGGACAGCTCGCGACCGTGAAGGTCCACGCCCGCTGGCGCAGTGGCGCATGGTGGGTCGCCCGGGCCCTCTCCAACTCGCTGGACATCGGGCTGTATTGA